Proteins from a single region of Canis lupus baileyi chromosome 35, mCanLup2.hap1, whole genome shotgun sequence:
- the LOC140624872 gene encoding olfactory receptor 5AC1-like — protein MAEENKTQMIEFVLTGLTGHPGPQVPLFLVFLVIYLITMVGNLGLVALIRKDPHLHTPMYLFLGSLAFADACTSSSVTPRMLINFLSKNHVISLFDCMAQFYIFGSSATTECFLLVVMAYDRYVAICNPLLYPVMMSNNLCTQLIGVSYFVGFLHSAIHVGLLFRLTFCRSNEIHSFYCEILQLFKISCTDPTVNTLLVLIFSAFIQIFTFMTIMVSYTCVLFAILKKKSEKGRSKAFSTCSAHLLSVSLFYGTLFFMYVRPGSGHTEDDDKMYSLFYTIIIPLLNPFIYSLRNKEVIDALRRIIKK, from the coding sequence ATGGCAGAAGAAAACAAGACACAGATGATTGAGTTCGTTCTCACAGGACTTACAGGTCATCCAGGGCCGCAGGTCCCCCTCTTCCTGGTGTTCTTGGTCATCTACCTCATCACCATGGTGGGCAACCTTGGTCTGGTTGCTCTCATCAGGAAAGACCCCCACCtgcacacccccatgtacttATTCCTTGGCAGTTTGGCCTTTGCAGATGCTTGTACTTCATCCTCTGTGACTCCCAGGATGCTTATAAATTTTTTATCGAAGAATCATGTGATATCACTTTTTGACTGTATGGctcaattttacatttttggttcCAGTGCCACCACAGAGTGTTTCCTCCTGGTagtgatggcctatgaccgctatgtagCCATATGCAACCCTTTGCTTTATCCAGTCATGATGTCCAATAACCTTTGTACTCAGTTGATCGGAGTCtcatattttgttggttttctacACTCAGCAATTCACGTGGGTTTGTTATTTAGGTTAACTTTCTGCAGGTCCAATGAAATACATTCTTTCTACTGTGAAATTTTACAACTCTTCAAAATTTCTTGTACCGATCCTACAGTTAACACacttctggttttaattttttcgGCCTTCATACAAATCTTTACGTTTATGACCATCATGGTTTCTTATACCTGTGTCCTCTTTGCCATCCTGAAAAAGAAGTCTGAAAAGGGCAGGAGTAAAGCCTTCTCCACGTGCAGCGCCCACTTGCTCTCTGTCTCCTTGTTCTATGGCACCCTCTTCTTCATGTATGTGCGTCCTGGGTCTGGCCACACTGAAGATGATGAcaaaatgtattctttattttacaCAATAATAATTCCTCTGCTAAATCCTTTTATTTACAGCCTGAGGAACAAAGAGGTTATAGATGCTTTGAgaagaataattaagaaataa